The Takifugu rubripes chromosome 7, fTakRub1.2, whole genome shotgun sequence genome has a segment encoding these proteins:
- the map7d1a gene encoding MAP7 domain-containing protein 1a isoform X3, which translates to MDICKSVSAGRTTASPSPRWYSPFQRPVREHPTGRSISCGLSDAPTSSLFSAFSPRNSPRRRVFSGAHRYRDPGTPSSTTLHSDLNTRPARTEPEGESSPPESEQPQRMESAETKDVEQRLSSHTKPDAVPLSPVSPASSVPRSKRKEDVKERQKLAKERREEKAKYFEELSILQAAKKTQWLEKEEKARQLREQQLEGRRRKLEEQRIQAEKRRAALEERQKQKLEKNKERYEAAIHRSAKKSWAEIRQQRWSWGGTLSQNSSRKESRCSLSTVNLPKHVDSVLNKRLSKSSATLWNSPSRTRSLALSPWESSIVDRLMTPTLSFLARSRSAASVLNNSKDGSPLCPRSASASPLTLCPHQPHHRCSDRWRVTSSTPDITQRQHRRSSTPMDKNRKEKREKERENEMEKSALSKEKVLKKRQSLPSMRHRPDPSLSPLSRRPSSPATAKGRPASPSPAASPRPPSTRGSPSTPKARPKRARTPARVDHRTSSPVQLERVKEPRRPATPEERRGSPMVPAVVTSSPPTSITPVRNTATSPEPAHSTPCVAAVSPVPSAKPMAGTNNPEEATRILAEKRRQAREQREREELERREQEEKERLLREERIAREAEERQRREEEARAMAEEQRRRDEAQRLQEEKEAQERAKAEQEENIRLQKQKEEAEAKAREEAEKQRLEREKHFQKEEQERLERKKRLDEIMKRTRKTDGSDKKEAKASPLPHISRKEAESSKGSADYLVNSEVKLPNNKAENGQTNINGSLPVQVVNGIQPARQENGLSNKGDAAHFDDIIHLNNHDNTTNGAREKSESMATEAILTFESEDSFMKKASPMKPQHVAEVL; encoded by the exons CTTTGCACTCGGATCTAAACACACGTCCAGCGAGGACAGAGCCAGAAGGGGAGAGCAGCCCCCCGGAGTCAGAGCAACCCCAGAGAATGGAGTCTGCAGAAACGAAGGATGTTGAGCAGAGATTATCCTCCCACACAAAACCTGATGCCGTTCCACTGTCACCTGTCTCGCCCGCATCGTCCGTTCCTCGCTCAAAGCGCAAAGAAG ATgtcaaagaaagacagaagcTTGCCAAGGAACGGAGAGAGGAAAAGGCCAAATATTTTG AAGAGCTCAGCATTTTACAAG CTGCTAAAAAGACGCAGTGgctggagaaggaagagaaggcaCGGCAGCtgagggagcagcagctggaagggCGGCGTAGGAAGCTGGAAGAACAGAGAATCCAGGCAGAAAAACGACGAGCTGccctggaggagagacagaaacagaaactggaGAAGAACAAA GAGCGCTATGAGGCAGCCATTCACAGATCAGCCAAGAAGTCATGGGCAGAAATCCGCCAACAAAGATGGTCCTGGGGGGGGACACTAAGTCAGAACTCTAGTCGAAAAGAAA GCAGGTGCTCTCTGTCAACGGTCAACCTGCCCAAACACGTGGACTCTGTTTTAAACAAGCGACTGTCCAAGTCCTCTGCTACGCTCTGGAACTCCCCCAGCAGAA CCCGCAGCCTTGCTTTGAGTCCCTGGGAGAGCAGCATCGTTGACCGGCTGATGACGCCAACGCTGTCTTTTCTCGCTCGGAGCCGCAGTGCTGCCAGCGTCCTTAATAACAGCAAAGATG GCTCTCCGCTCTGTCCCCGTTCGGCCTCAGCCAGCCCTCTGACTTTGTGcccccaccagccccaccaCCGTTGTTCTGACCGCTGGAGAGTGACGTCCAGCACCCCCGACATCACCCAGCGGCAACACAGGCGGAGCTCTACGCCT AtggataaaaacagaaaagaaaagagagaaaaggagcgtGAGAACGAGATGGAGAAAAGTGCCCTCAGTAAAGAGAAGGTGCTGAAGAAGAGACAGTCCCTCCCCAGCATGAGACACAGACCAGATCCAAG TCTCAGTCCATTATCAAGACGACCGTCATCCCCGGCTACGGCCAAGGGTAGACCCGCATCCCCCAGCCCTGCTGCTTCTCCCAGACCTCCATCCACACGGGGAAGCCCTTCCACTCCGAAGGCTCGACCCAAAAGAGCTCGGACCCCGGCCAGGGTAGACCACCggacctcctctcctgtccaaCTCGAAAGAGTGAAGGAGCCTCGCAGGCCTGCTACaccagaggagagaagag GGTCCCCTATGGTTCCAGCCGTTGTCACATCCTCACCTCCAACGTCCATCACCCCAGTTAGAAACACTGCAACCTCCCCTGAGCCAGCTCACTCGACTCCCTGCGTAGCTGCAGTGTCACCTGTACCCTCAGCTAAGCCCATGGCAGGTACCAATAACCCAGAGGAGGCGACTCGCATCCTGGCAGAGAAACGCAGACAGGCccgagagcagagagagagggaggagctggagcgccgtgaacaggaggagaaggagag GTTACTAAGAGAGGAAAGAATAGCGagagaggctgaggagaggcaacgcagagaggaagaagcCCGTGCCATGGCAGAAGAGCAGCGACGGCGGGATGAAGCTCAGCGCCTgcaagaggaaaaagaggctCAGGAGAGAGCCAAAGCTGAGCAAGAGGAGAACATACGTCTGCAAAAACAG AAGGAAGAAGCTGAGGCTAAGGCccgggaggaggcagagaagcagCGTCTGGAGAGGGAGAAACACTTCCAGAAGGAGGAGCAagagaggctggagaggaaaaag CGTCTAGATGAGATCATGAAGAGGACACGCAAGACGGATGGAAGTGACAAG AAAGAGGCCAAGGCCTCCCCTCTCCCACACATAAGCAGGAAGGAGGCAGAAAGCAGCAAAG GGTCAGCAGATTATCTGGTAAATTCCGAGGTCAAGCTGCCAAACAACAAGGCCGAGAACGGACAGACTAACATCAATGGAAG cctcccaGTCCAAGTGGTCAATGGCATCCAGCCCGCGAGACAAGAGAACGGTCTGTCCAACAAAGGAGACGCTGCCCACTTTGACGACATAATTCACCTCAACAATCACGACAACACCACTAATGGAGCGCGGGAGAAGTCTGAGAGCATGGCTACTGAGGCCATCCTCACCTTTGAAAGTGAGGATTCTTTCATGAAAAAGGCCAGCCCCATGAAGCCTCAGCATGTTGCAG
- the map7d1a gene encoding MAP7 domain-containing protein 1a isoform X6, whose amino-acid sequence MNKRTEREAIAAEMEEKTLSAGAALTDGQELPGPDLQDKKEPPSSTSQVPLKPLIPALHSDLNTRPARTEPEGESSPPESEQPQRMESAETKDVEQRLSSHTKPDAVPLSPVSPASSVPRSKRKEDVKERQKLAKERREEKAKYFEELSILQAAKKTQWLEKEEKARQLREQQLEGRRRKLEEQRIQAEKRRAALEERQKQKLEKNKERYEAAIHRSAKKSWAEIRQQRWSWGGTLSQNSSRKESRCSLSTVNLPKHVDSVLNKRLSKSSATLWNSPSRTRSLALSPWESSIVDRLMTPTLSFLARSRSAASVLNNSKDGSPLCPRSASASPLTLCPHQPHHRCSDRWRVTSSTPDITQRQHRRSSTPMDKNRKEKREKERENEMEKSALSKEKVLKKRQSLPSMRHRPDPSLSPLSRRPSSPATAKGRPASPSPAASPRPPSTRGSPSTPKARPKRARTPARVDHRTSSPVQLERVKEPRRPATPEERRGSPMVPAVVTSSPPTSITPVRNTATSPEPAHSTPCVAAVSPVPSAKPMAGTNNPEEATRILAEKRRQAREQREREELERREQEEKERLLREERIAREAEERQRREEEARAMAEEQRRRDEAQRLQEEKEAQERAKAEQEENIRLQKQKEEAEAKAREEAEKQRLEREKHFQKEEQERLERKKRLDEIMKRTRKTDGSDKKEAKASPLPHISRKEAESSKGSADYLVNSEVKLPNNKAENGQTNINGSLPVQVVNGIQPARQENGLSNKGDAAHFDDIIHLNNHDNTTNGAREKSESMATEAILTFESEDSFMKKASPMKPQHVAEVL is encoded by the exons CTTTGCACTCGGATCTAAACACACGTCCAGCGAGGACAGAGCCAGAAGGGGAGAGCAGCCCCCCGGAGTCAGAGCAACCCCAGAGAATGGAGTCTGCAGAAACGAAGGATGTTGAGCAGAGATTATCCTCCCACACAAAACCTGATGCCGTTCCACTGTCACCTGTCTCGCCCGCATCGTCCGTTCCTCGCTCAAAGCGCAAAGAAG ATgtcaaagaaagacagaagcTTGCCAAGGAACGGAGAGAGGAAAAGGCCAAATATTTTG AAGAGCTCAGCATTTTACAAG CTGCTAAAAAGACGCAGTGgctggagaaggaagagaaggcaCGGCAGCtgagggagcagcagctggaagggCGGCGTAGGAAGCTGGAAGAACAGAGAATCCAGGCAGAAAAACGACGAGCTGccctggaggagagacagaaacagaaactggaGAAGAACAAA GAGCGCTATGAGGCAGCCATTCACAGATCAGCCAAGAAGTCATGGGCAGAAATCCGCCAACAAAGATGGTCCTGGGGGGGGACACTAAGTCAGAACTCTAGTCGAAAAGAAA GCAGGTGCTCTCTGTCAACGGTCAACCTGCCCAAACACGTGGACTCTGTTTTAAACAAGCGACTGTCCAAGTCCTCTGCTACGCTCTGGAACTCCCCCAGCAGAA CCCGCAGCCTTGCTTTGAGTCCCTGGGAGAGCAGCATCGTTGACCGGCTGATGACGCCAACGCTGTCTTTTCTCGCTCGGAGCCGCAGTGCTGCCAGCGTCCTTAATAACAGCAAAGATG GCTCTCCGCTCTGTCCCCGTTCGGCCTCAGCCAGCCCTCTGACTTTGTGcccccaccagccccaccaCCGTTGTTCTGACCGCTGGAGAGTGACGTCCAGCACCCCCGACATCACCCAGCGGCAACACAGGCGGAGCTCTACGCCT AtggataaaaacagaaaagaaaagagagaaaaggagcgtGAGAACGAGATGGAGAAAAGTGCCCTCAGTAAAGAGAAGGTGCTGAAGAAGAGACAGTCCCTCCCCAGCATGAGACACAGACCAGATCCAAG TCTCAGTCCATTATCAAGACGACCGTCATCCCCGGCTACGGCCAAGGGTAGACCCGCATCCCCCAGCCCTGCTGCTTCTCCCAGACCTCCATCCACACGGGGAAGCCCTTCCACTCCGAAGGCTCGACCCAAAAGAGCTCGGACCCCGGCCAGGGTAGACCACCggacctcctctcctgtccaaCTCGAAAGAGTGAAGGAGCCTCGCAGGCCTGCTACaccagaggagagaagag GGTCCCCTATGGTTCCAGCCGTTGTCACATCCTCACCTCCAACGTCCATCACCCCAGTTAGAAACACTGCAACCTCCCCTGAGCCAGCTCACTCGACTCCCTGCGTAGCTGCAGTGTCACCTGTACCCTCAGCTAAGCCCATGGCAGGTACCAATAACCCAGAGGAGGCGACTCGCATCCTGGCAGAGAAACGCAGACAGGCccgagagcagagagagagggaggagctggagcgccgtgaacaggaggagaaggagag GTTACTAAGAGAGGAAAGAATAGCGagagaggctgaggagaggcaacgcagagaggaagaagcCCGTGCCATGGCAGAAGAGCAGCGACGGCGGGATGAAGCTCAGCGCCTgcaagaggaaaaagaggctCAGGAGAGAGCCAAAGCTGAGCAAGAGGAGAACATACGTCTGCAAAAACAG AAGGAAGAAGCTGAGGCTAAGGCccgggaggaggcagagaagcagCGTCTGGAGAGGGAGAAACACTTCCAGAAGGAGGAGCAagagaggctggagaggaaaaag CGTCTAGATGAGATCATGAAGAGGACACGCAAGACGGATGGAAGTGACAAG AAAGAGGCCAAGGCCTCCCCTCTCCCACACATAAGCAGGAAGGAGGCAGAAAGCAGCAAAG GGTCAGCAGATTATCTGGTAAATTCCGAGGTCAAGCTGCCAAACAACAAGGCCGAGAACGGACAGACTAACATCAATGGAAG cctcccaGTCCAAGTGGTCAATGGCATCCAGCCCGCGAGACAAGAGAACGGTCTGTCCAACAAAGGAGACGCTGCCCACTTTGACGACATAATTCACCTCAACAATCACGACAACACCACTAATGGAGCGCGGGAGAAGTCTGAGAGCATGGCTACTGAGGCCATCCTCACCTTTGAAAGTGAGGATTCTTTCATGAAAAAGGCCAGCCCCATGAAGCCTCAGCATGTTGCAG
- the map7d1a gene encoding MAP7 domain-containing protein 1a isoform X7 → MNKRTEREAIAAEMEEKTLSAGAAHGQELPGPDLQDKKEPPSSTSQVPLKPLIPALHSDLNTRPARTEPEGESSPPESEQPQRMESAETKDVEQRLSSHTKPDAVPLSPVSPASSVPRSKRKEDVKERQKLAKERREEKAKYFEELSILQAAKKTQWLEKEEKARQLREQQLEGRRRKLEEQRIQAEKRRAALEERQKQKLEKNKERYEAAIHRSAKKSWAEIRQQRWSWGGTLSQNSSRKESRCSLSTVNLPKHVDSVLNKRLSKSSATLWNSPSRTRSLALSPWESSIVDRLMTPTLSFLARSRSAASVLNNSKDGSPLCPRSASASPLTLCPHQPHHRCSDRWRVTSSTPDITQRQHRRSSTPMDKNRKEKREKERENEMEKSALSKEKVLKKRQSLPSMRHRPDPSLSPLSRRPSSPATAKGRPASPSPAASPRPPSTRGSPSTPKARPKRARTPARVDHRTSSPVQLERVKEPRRPATPEERRGSPMVPAVVTSSPPTSITPVRNTATSPEPAHSTPCVAAVSPVPSAKPMAGTNNPEEATRILAEKRRQAREQREREELERREQEEKERLLREERIAREAEERQRREEEARAMAEEQRRRDEAQRLQEEKEAQERAKAEQEENIRLQKQKEEAEAKAREEAEKQRLEREKHFQKEEQERLERKKRLDEIMKRTRKTDGSDKKEAKASPLPHISRKEAESSKGSADYLVNSEVKLPNNKAENGQTNINGSLPVQVVNGIQPARQENGLSNKGDAAHFDDIIHLNNHDNTTNGAREKSESMATEAILTFESEDSFMKKASPMKPQHVAEVL, encoded by the exons CTTTGCACTCGGATCTAAACACACGTCCAGCGAGGACAGAGCCAGAAGGGGAGAGCAGCCCCCCGGAGTCAGAGCAACCCCAGAGAATGGAGTCTGCAGAAACGAAGGATGTTGAGCAGAGATTATCCTCCCACACAAAACCTGATGCCGTTCCACTGTCACCTGTCTCGCCCGCATCGTCCGTTCCTCGCTCAAAGCGCAAAGAAG ATgtcaaagaaagacagaagcTTGCCAAGGAACGGAGAGAGGAAAAGGCCAAATATTTTG AAGAGCTCAGCATTTTACAAG CTGCTAAAAAGACGCAGTGgctggagaaggaagagaaggcaCGGCAGCtgagggagcagcagctggaagggCGGCGTAGGAAGCTGGAAGAACAGAGAATCCAGGCAGAAAAACGACGAGCTGccctggaggagagacagaaacagaaactggaGAAGAACAAA GAGCGCTATGAGGCAGCCATTCACAGATCAGCCAAGAAGTCATGGGCAGAAATCCGCCAACAAAGATGGTCCTGGGGGGGGACACTAAGTCAGAACTCTAGTCGAAAAGAAA GCAGGTGCTCTCTGTCAACGGTCAACCTGCCCAAACACGTGGACTCTGTTTTAAACAAGCGACTGTCCAAGTCCTCTGCTACGCTCTGGAACTCCCCCAGCAGAA CCCGCAGCCTTGCTTTGAGTCCCTGGGAGAGCAGCATCGTTGACCGGCTGATGACGCCAACGCTGTCTTTTCTCGCTCGGAGCCGCAGTGCTGCCAGCGTCCTTAATAACAGCAAAGATG GCTCTCCGCTCTGTCCCCGTTCGGCCTCAGCCAGCCCTCTGACTTTGTGcccccaccagccccaccaCCGTTGTTCTGACCGCTGGAGAGTGACGTCCAGCACCCCCGACATCACCCAGCGGCAACACAGGCGGAGCTCTACGCCT AtggataaaaacagaaaagaaaagagagaaaaggagcgtGAGAACGAGATGGAGAAAAGTGCCCTCAGTAAAGAGAAGGTGCTGAAGAAGAGACAGTCCCTCCCCAGCATGAGACACAGACCAGATCCAAG TCTCAGTCCATTATCAAGACGACCGTCATCCCCGGCTACGGCCAAGGGTAGACCCGCATCCCCCAGCCCTGCTGCTTCTCCCAGACCTCCATCCACACGGGGAAGCCCTTCCACTCCGAAGGCTCGACCCAAAAGAGCTCGGACCCCGGCCAGGGTAGACCACCggacctcctctcctgtccaaCTCGAAAGAGTGAAGGAGCCTCGCAGGCCTGCTACaccagaggagagaagag GGTCCCCTATGGTTCCAGCCGTTGTCACATCCTCACCTCCAACGTCCATCACCCCAGTTAGAAACACTGCAACCTCCCCTGAGCCAGCTCACTCGACTCCCTGCGTAGCTGCAGTGTCACCTGTACCCTCAGCTAAGCCCATGGCAGGTACCAATAACCCAGAGGAGGCGACTCGCATCCTGGCAGAGAAACGCAGACAGGCccgagagcagagagagagggaggagctggagcgccgtgaacaggaggagaaggagag GTTACTAAGAGAGGAAAGAATAGCGagagaggctgaggagaggcaacgcagagaggaagaagcCCGTGCCATGGCAGAAGAGCAGCGACGGCGGGATGAAGCTCAGCGCCTgcaagaggaaaaagaggctCAGGAGAGAGCCAAAGCTGAGCAAGAGGAGAACATACGTCTGCAAAAACAG AAGGAAGAAGCTGAGGCTAAGGCccgggaggaggcagagaagcagCGTCTGGAGAGGGAGAAACACTTCCAGAAGGAGGAGCAagagaggctggagaggaaaaag CGTCTAGATGAGATCATGAAGAGGACACGCAAGACGGATGGAAGTGACAAG AAAGAGGCCAAGGCCTCCCCTCTCCCACACATAAGCAGGAAGGAGGCAGAAAGCAGCAAAG GGTCAGCAGATTATCTGGTAAATTCCGAGGTCAAGCTGCCAAACAACAAGGCCGAGAACGGACAGACTAACATCAATGGAAG cctcccaGTCCAAGTGGTCAATGGCATCCAGCCCGCGAGACAAGAGAACGGTCTGTCCAACAAAGGAGACGCTGCCCACTTTGACGACATAATTCACCTCAACAATCACGACAACACCACTAATGGAGCGCGGGAGAAGTCTGAGAGCATGGCTACTGAGGCCATCCTCACCTTTGAAAGTGAGGATTCTTTCATGAAAAAGGCCAGCCCCATGAAGCCTCAGCATGTTGCAG
- the map7d1a gene encoding MAP7 domain-containing protein 1a isoform X8 translates to MNKRTEREAIAAEMEEKTLSAGAAPLHSDLNTRPARTEPEGESSPPESEQPQRMESAETKDVEQRLSSHTKPDAVPLSPVSPASSVPRSKRKEDVKERQKLAKERREEKAKYFEELSILQAAKKTQWLEKEEKARQLREQQLEGRRRKLEEQRIQAEKRRAALEERQKQKLEKNKERYEAAIHRSAKKSWAEIRQQRWSWGGTLSQNSSRKESRCSLSTVNLPKHVDSVLNKRLSKSSATLWNSPSRTRSLALSPWESSIVDRLMTPTLSFLARSRSAASVLNNSKDGSPLCPRSASASPLTLCPHQPHHRCSDRWRVTSSTPDITQRQHRRSSTPMDKNRKEKREKERENEMEKSALSKEKVLKKRQSLPSMRHRPDPSLSPLSRRPSSPATAKGRPASPSPAASPRPPSTRGSPSTPKARPKRARTPARVDHRTSSPVQLERVKEPRRPATPEERRGSPMVPAVVTSSPPTSITPVRNTATSPEPAHSTPCVAAVSPVPSAKPMAGTNNPEEATRILAEKRRQAREQREREELERREQEEKERLLREERIAREAEERQRREEEARAMAEEQRRRDEAQRLQEEKEAQERAKAEQEENIRLQKQKEEAEAKAREEAEKQRLEREKHFQKEEQERLERKKRLDEIMKRTRKTDGSDKKEAKASPLPHISRKEAESSKGSADYLVNSEVKLPNNKAENGQTNINGSLPVQVVNGIQPARQENGLSNKGDAAHFDDIIHLNNHDNTTNGAREKSESMATEAILTFESEDSFMKKASPMKPQHVAEVL, encoded by the exons CTTTGCACTCGGATCTAAACACACGTCCAGCGAGGACAGAGCCAGAAGGGGAGAGCAGCCCCCCGGAGTCAGAGCAACCCCAGAGAATGGAGTCTGCAGAAACGAAGGATGTTGAGCAGAGATTATCCTCCCACACAAAACCTGATGCCGTTCCACTGTCACCTGTCTCGCCCGCATCGTCCGTTCCTCGCTCAAAGCGCAAAGAAG ATgtcaaagaaagacagaagcTTGCCAAGGAACGGAGAGAGGAAAAGGCCAAATATTTTG AAGAGCTCAGCATTTTACAAG CTGCTAAAAAGACGCAGTGgctggagaaggaagagaaggcaCGGCAGCtgagggagcagcagctggaagggCGGCGTAGGAAGCTGGAAGAACAGAGAATCCAGGCAGAAAAACGACGAGCTGccctggaggagagacagaaacagaaactggaGAAGAACAAA GAGCGCTATGAGGCAGCCATTCACAGATCAGCCAAGAAGTCATGGGCAGAAATCCGCCAACAAAGATGGTCCTGGGGGGGGACACTAAGTCAGAACTCTAGTCGAAAAGAAA GCAGGTGCTCTCTGTCAACGGTCAACCTGCCCAAACACGTGGACTCTGTTTTAAACAAGCGACTGTCCAAGTCCTCTGCTACGCTCTGGAACTCCCCCAGCAGAA CCCGCAGCCTTGCTTTGAGTCCCTGGGAGAGCAGCATCGTTGACCGGCTGATGACGCCAACGCTGTCTTTTCTCGCTCGGAGCCGCAGTGCTGCCAGCGTCCTTAATAACAGCAAAGATG GCTCTCCGCTCTGTCCCCGTTCGGCCTCAGCCAGCCCTCTGACTTTGTGcccccaccagccccaccaCCGTTGTTCTGACCGCTGGAGAGTGACGTCCAGCACCCCCGACATCACCCAGCGGCAACACAGGCGGAGCTCTACGCCT AtggataaaaacagaaaagaaaagagagaaaaggagcgtGAGAACGAGATGGAGAAAAGTGCCCTCAGTAAAGAGAAGGTGCTGAAGAAGAGACAGTCCCTCCCCAGCATGAGACACAGACCAGATCCAAG TCTCAGTCCATTATCAAGACGACCGTCATCCCCGGCTACGGCCAAGGGTAGACCCGCATCCCCCAGCCCTGCTGCTTCTCCCAGACCTCCATCCACACGGGGAAGCCCTTCCACTCCGAAGGCTCGACCCAAAAGAGCTCGGACCCCGGCCAGGGTAGACCACCggacctcctctcctgtccaaCTCGAAAGAGTGAAGGAGCCTCGCAGGCCTGCTACaccagaggagagaagag GGTCCCCTATGGTTCCAGCCGTTGTCACATCCTCACCTCCAACGTCCATCACCCCAGTTAGAAACACTGCAACCTCCCCTGAGCCAGCTCACTCGACTCCCTGCGTAGCTGCAGTGTCACCTGTACCCTCAGCTAAGCCCATGGCAGGTACCAATAACCCAGAGGAGGCGACTCGCATCCTGGCAGAGAAACGCAGACAGGCccgagagcagagagagagggaggagctggagcgccgtgaacaggaggagaaggagag GTTACTAAGAGAGGAAAGAATAGCGagagaggctgaggagaggcaacgcagagaggaagaagcCCGTGCCATGGCAGAAGAGCAGCGACGGCGGGATGAAGCTCAGCGCCTgcaagaggaaaaagaggctCAGGAGAGAGCCAAAGCTGAGCAAGAGGAGAACATACGTCTGCAAAAACAG AAGGAAGAAGCTGAGGCTAAGGCccgggaggaggcagagaagcagCGTCTGGAGAGGGAGAAACACTTCCAGAAGGAGGAGCAagagaggctggagaggaaaaag CGTCTAGATGAGATCATGAAGAGGACACGCAAGACGGATGGAAGTGACAAG AAAGAGGCCAAGGCCTCCCCTCTCCCACACATAAGCAGGAAGGAGGCAGAAAGCAGCAAAG GGTCAGCAGATTATCTGGTAAATTCCGAGGTCAAGCTGCCAAACAACAAGGCCGAGAACGGACAGACTAACATCAATGGAAG cctcccaGTCCAAGTGGTCAATGGCATCCAGCCCGCGAGACAAGAGAACGGTCTGTCCAACAAAGGAGACGCTGCCCACTTTGACGACATAATTCACCTCAACAATCACGACAACACCACTAATGGAGCGCGGGAGAAGTCTGAGAGCATGGCTACTGAGGCCATCCTCACCTTTGAAAGTGAGGATTCTTTCATGAAAAAGGCCAGCCCCATGAAGCCTCAGCATGTTGCAG